In Dioscorea cayenensis subsp. rotundata cultivar TDr96_F1 chromosome 13, TDr96_F1_v2_PseudoChromosome.rev07_lg8_w22 25.fasta, whole genome shotgun sequence, the sequence CTTTTCCATGCAATTAATCTAATTCCTTTCGAGCCAAGATCAGGCCCTTTCCATAAGAAATCTCTCCTGATTTTGTCAATTTCATGAATGACCCAGGCTGGAAGTTTGAAAACTGACATCCAGTAAACTGAAATAGAAGATAACACGGAGTTAATTAGAGTTAACCTTCCACCTAATGAAAGATAGATTGCTTTCCAGGGTCTGAGTCTGATACGAACAGAATCAATCAACTTAGACCAGTCAGTTCTTCTGGGTCGTCTACCAGAAAAGGGGATACCCAGATAAGTAATGGGGAGGCAATCTCTGTTGCAATTGAGAATTCTCGCAGAGGAGGAGAGCGGTTGGAAGCCAAAATTGGTGGAATATAGGCACCTTTTAGAGAAATTGATTGAAATACCAGAGCAGCCTTCAAAtagataaagaattaatttaatgattttaagatCTTCGTGCCCCCCTGCCGAGAAAATGATaagatcatcagcatattgtAGATGACAGATGCTGTTTGATTGATCAAGTTGaacttcaatcaaaaccttggAATTAATAGCATGGTAAAACATTGCGCTTAGAGTATCAGCTGCTAAAGCAAATAGAAGGGGTGACAAAGGATCGCCCTGCCTCAATCCTCTTTTGCAGCGGATATAACCCCGTGCAGATCCATTAATGAGGATCTGAGTTTTAGCAGATTTGAGAATTGTGTGTACCCAAGAGATCCAGCGGTTACCAAAGCCTCTAGCTTCGAGAATCTCAAGAAGAAAATTCCAGTCTAAGGAGTCAAAGGCTTTAGCAAAATCCACTTTAAAAGCAAAGCCAAGGACTCCTTTTTTGGAgattaaaaatcacttcctGGGCAGCTATGATATTATCTGCAATGCATCTACCCTTAATGAATCCAGATTGAGAATTATCCACTAAGAGATCAATCTTATGATTCAACCTAGTGGCGAGaatcttggaaatgattttgcaaGTAGAGTTGATAAGACTGATGGGTCTGTAATCAGTGACCTCAGTTGGAGtatttgttttggcaataagCGCGATGTGAACCCAGTTGACTCTTTCAAAATTAATAGTGCCATCATAAAAATCGCtacagaatttaaataaatcatccTGAATAAGGCTccagtgtttttgaaaaaagaatattGGAAAACCATCTGGACCTGGTGCCTTATCAGCGTTAAGCTCAAATACTGCTTGTTTAATTTCAACATGAGTAAAAGGAAGTTCCAGCATAGATAGATCAACTCTATCcttgaataatttattataatcaattataaacattaatttataattttagagaataatataaaaaaattaaaataaatataatagttttatttatctcatacaaatattaatataattatcttTACTTATTATGTCATTAGAGTTAACCAATATTCAAAAACATACATGTTAACTTATGTCTTTGTGTTTTATGTGATGTGATGTGATCCTTTTGACCTGACTATTAGGGGCCCACTTTGTTGAGGCCGGCACATCAACATACATACACGTTCGGTGCCCGTTTACAAGGATGTATGCTTTCACACCAAGGAGCATATCTCAAATTCGGctgattaagaaaatattaattaatttggtttatttttaaaatttttcttaattttaaatttaaaaagataacagtataaaatggataatatataAGATTTCCAAGCCATAACAAATGAGAAGCTATACGACTCAGTTCTAGCATAATTACTCTTATATAACTCGCTCTTTGGGGTACTTGAACATTTCCCAACTGTTCTGGCTAGTTTTAGGAACCTCTAACCTAGTGCAgtgaattattatttaaacagtaaATAGACAAACTTAGAATTGAATCTTTAGACTAATAGTATTATTGtactattatataaatattgtaaaattacgGTAACAAAACTATTCATTCATTGTTCATTAGATCCTCTGTAAAAGGATATGTCGTTTCTCTCCTTCTAAAATTACATAACAGgagaaatttattaatttgtttgattCCCAAAAATATTTTAGATGTGCACGTGATAGGACTTTAATCACCCATGTAATGTCcgatttaattaataaatcccTAGAGGGTCAATTAAGGTACTATAATTAGTGCATAACCGTACATGTTTGTTCCAGGGCCGCGCTTACCAcctttgtccaaaaaaaaaaaaaacttcttctaGGAGTATGAAAAAATAGATGAGAAATTATATTGGATAATGTCAActattggatagcccaatgatATAACACAAAAGTACAAGAGGGATGGCAAGGATTCAAAACCTTCCTCCTAACAATACTATTCATGCAATATACACCCATGGTCCAATACTTTTTTTGTAAGCCACCGTAACTAATGCACTTACGTATCTGTTTATCTTTTGACAATCTTTTAAATGGAGACGCTTGTCACctatcaataaatttaaaaataataataatattggatAGTTGTCCAATTAAACATATTCccaaatatatattgaatttaacAGCATCTTTCAAcaatagtatatataatatgcCCAATTTTTTATAAGTATTTTACAATCTGAAATTTTACAACTCATTATACAACACACATGACTTATTCTCATTTTAGTAGCACATATATGGAAACAACATAAGAAAATCAAAGCTGATTGAGAAGAGCAGTCAATGATTCCCTTGGCTTAAACATGGCTTCCAAAGGTTTAGCCTTGGGGATGCTCGCCCCAATTCCTTCACTCATATcaacctcttcttctccaactctCTCCCATTCAAAACATTGCACCAAAGTCCCCACCACCAACGGCACCACCTTCATCACCAGTCCTTCACCGGGACACCTTCGCCGTCCCATCCCAAACGGCATCATCTTCGACCCTTCTTTGATACCTTGCTCATCAGTACTCTTCTGATCACTAGAATTTGTTTTAAGAAACCTCTCAGGCTTGAACTTATCTGGCTCCTCCCACAACTCTGGGTCTCTATGTATCTTCCAAACATTCACTAGTATCATTGTTCCACTGGGAACATTAAACCCACCCACAGTGCAATCTTGAGATGATTCATGCGGAAACAGAAATGGCGAAGCTGGATACAGTCTCATTGACTCTTTTATCACAGCATGCAAGTATGGAAGCTTTGGGAAATCAGCTTCTTGTAACAATGAACCTTGACTCACATTTGCATCAATCTCAGCTCTCAGTTTTTCCAGTGTTTGAGGATTGTTTAGCAAAAGAGACATGGTCCATTCCATTGTTGCTGCTGATGTGTCCGTCCCCGCCACCAGCATTAACTGCAtccatatttaataattatcacaataagcaataattaataataattgttttaatatataaatatatatatatatatacttcaatgAAGCCCTTGATCACGTCATCGTCATACTGCTCCGGGTCACTTTCTTGCATGGAGAGGAGGAGGTCAATGACCGTTGATCTTCCCGCCGGTGAGCTATCCACGTCTTGGGATCTGGATTCTTTCATCTTGTGCTCGTCAATGAGGCCCTGAAACAACTTATTCTTTCTCCTACTCAATCTCTTCAACCTCCTCTCATGGCCTCCAATGTCAAACCATCTCACCACCGGAAGAAAGTCAGCGGCGTTGGACGCTCCGGAGAGGACGAACGTCTCCCTGGCGAGCTCCCTGAACTCCTTTCCGGCCTCCGACGAGCTCTCTTCAGTGTCTCCGTAGTACCTCTTGTTAGCTAACATCCTCATGATGATGTTGTACGTGAGGCCAAAGAACTTGGTTTTGAGCTCGGTGAAGTGGAAGCCAGGGCCGGAGTAGTCATGGAGGAGGGTTTTGACGAGGGAGAAGACCTCATCGGAGCGGAGGTGTGAGGAGGAGAGGACCCGGTGAGTGGAGAGAACTTCGAGAGTGGTGATCCGGCGGAGGTTACGCCAGTGAGGGCCGTAGGAGGCCCAGACTAGTATGCGGTAGTTGTAGCCGAGGTATTTGCCGGCGAGGAAACGGGGACGGTTGGCGAAGGTGACGTCGTTGACGGTGAAGCACTCATCGGCgccggaggaggaggagatgaggAGAACAGGGCGGGAACCGAAGCGGAGGAGAAGTATGGGGCCATGGAGGTCTGAGAGATGAGCTAGTGCTCTGTGGATGGGATGGTTGAGAAGATGAAGGTGTCCAATGAGAGGGAGACCAGGAACACTTGgtggattagggttagggttaggttttctcttgttattattatggaGTTTGATGAGGATGagtagagaagaaaggagaaggatgaaagaGAGAGTGGTTATGGAGAAGAAGAGGTCTTCCATGGTTTGATGGTAAGCTTTGTCTCAAGCTTTTGTTCAAATGAGTGTTGAGTTTGGGGTTTTATGGACGTTTATAActctattattactattattattattattattattattattattagcttcAATCATCTGAGAGAACGTTCGTAGAATTGAATTCTAACGGTTGATTATGATTTCAGAAATAGTATTACCGTGCTTATCAATAATGCACAGTGAAATCCTATTTCTACTAGAACTACATGAGAAATTTATAaaccaaattataatttatcaacCTAGTTAATTCATCATTAGGTCTCACTGTAGCACACTAATTGATATTGTGCTCAACTGCGGAAGTTGCTACGAACATCCGCAGTTGATGTTTtgcctattattattatttgtactAATTTATGATATTATGTTTTGATGTCTTTTAAATGTTAAAGTCAAGAGAAGCTTCTTTTTAGAGTGCATGACAATGATAAGACCACCACCCTTTACTTTCGTGGAGTAAATGATTATCTTATTTTACAAGTCAACCCAAATGTCAGTGGTTTAAAGTCCACCTGtggtttgttttcattttgccttcaaaatgataatgataaacaCTTGCAATTCCGTGACTATTGATaacttctttttataattattttttcgaattttaatttattataaaggAATTCCATGTCAACCTCCACTTAATTAACCAAttcaaacttaatttttttttagatgttgatttcagaaaaacaaaaacaatgtcaAACCCCAAAATTTATActctctccattttttttttatctatcacaaatccatattttttttatttattattttataatatcaagaagtatttattattatttttttaaaattactcttaacactctattcaattatcttgttgaaattaaatataagagatGTGAATGTAtaaattagagataattttaaaatgataactaattttttataaaattttgtgaaataataaatttttttagtacatgagattcggttaactacgacaaataaaaaagaacgaaAAGAGTGTATGATGAGgatataactatattaaaatattacctTTATTGCTAtgtatatctaatttttttaaaaaataaagtgtttgtcatttatttgtaaaaaaaataaaaaataatgcatcCAATCATTCTATAATAACTATATTcattaaatctatttatttattaatatttactgTTACTGAAAACCTCAAAATGCTGTTAGAAGCATAATTTGAAGGGAAAAcctggattatatatatatataaaagaaaaggattaatCAAATAATTGAATATCAAATCATGTTGCCTCTATTTTATGCATGGGGATACATAACATTGATGATAAACCAGAGTAAATTTGAGGAATCTTCtcttaatttttgtaaatttatatatttttttaaaaccataaaaatataagcaacagtaaagattttaaaaattgaaagaaaaaaaagtcaatCTATTAAGAAAGCTTGCCAAGATAAAGTTTGGTTTTTAGATGGGACTTGTCCCCATTGTCTATTCTAGTATTTGGCGAAACCATTGAAATTTGAAAGTGACATGGCCGGTGTTCCACCAAAGCAAATGGGATGGTGAAACCGTGAAagtatatatagttttttaattaattataaaaattaattataattataaattataattattttaaaaatattatgataaattggttacagtaataaataaaagtaatttcatCCAAACAATATTACAATTACAGTCGGCTTAAGTAGACAACCTCGCGCCCAAAATTAGTACTTGGCGTATAACTccacaaattattttttcttttttttttaagctagaAAAAAATTACTCTCTTTAAGCTGTGAAATtggttttttaataatattttagtcTTAAAAGTCAAAATAACTTAATTACACTTCCTAACGTAATTTATGAGAGTATTCTAAGAATatagattttatataaaaaaaactgtaAATACTCCCATATATAGACCATAACCATACTACTTCTCTAATTATCAACCTATGAATCTTTTAGCTCTCAACTTTTTCAAGtttaggattttaaaaaaatctttacaataattgttcattttatttttatgaacatattttaatttgagttttggtGATCTTTATATCTGTCTAAGTCTTTTCCTAAATCTTATCATATGGATAATGACATGGCTGACCCAAGCTTAACAGAATGAACTTCAGGATTTTATGACATTACTGACATTGAAGATAAATGTGTTCATGTGATttgtacaaaatataaaaatgagttttcgTGCCAAATTTCagttgaaaaaattatttaaaaaggcATATATGCCAACAACTATGCCATTAATCAATATGATTTttcccacatataaattactACTATTAGTTCaagtattaaaaattttacttttactaataaaaatataagaaaggCTATTGCAAGATTTATTGTTCATGATGATTAGTATTTTTACATtgcaaaaaatcataaatttgaaaattgctTTATTGAGGTGTtaattatacttttaaaaaagttttaaaaagtaCCATAAGAAAGTTTTGTCTTAATATTCatattcaatataaaaaataattttggaaatatttaatatttttttaaaatttttttacttctaaTATTTGAACTTTTAAGTTTAGaactaattatttttgaattattggtCGTCTAGAAACTCTTGTACtttataaaaatgtattttttaaattttaataaattagaacATTGACATACTACAAATTTTATTACAAACTATATTACGTGTACTGTTAATGagtattaaatttaaattaccatagtttttaattaattttgataatgcTTCCGTAAATAATAGTGCAATTAACATTTTAAGAATGAAATTGGAACACATGTTTAAGAGATGTCTATTTCCCCTATTATAAATTTGTTAGTCATAggtagtttaaaaataattgattcacacctgaaaatttaaaattatattttatttgcacAAAAATCTACACACCAAACGTAGGTAGGATACAAAAAGTTCTTatctaaatgaaaattttattattgatgttgAGCAAAACGTGGAATTCAATTTATAGAAAGCTTAAAAATTCAAAGCTTCaaagtcaatttttttaaattcaagatCTCCAAGTTAAGTTATTCAAGATTTCAAGTTTTTAATAATCAAAGATTTTAAGATtagaaattttccaaaaataaaaaaattaatgagatAGACATGCATCCGTtggaaattttc encodes:
- the LOC120274457 gene encoding cytochrome P450 81Q32-like; this translates as MEDLFFSITTLSFILLLSSLLILIKLHNNNKRKPNPNPNPPSVPGLPLIGHLHLLNHPIHRALAHLSDLHGPILLLRFGSRPVLLISSSSGADECFTVNDVTFANRPRFLAGKYLGYNYRILVWASYGPHWRNLRRITTLEVLSTHRVLSSSHLRSDEVFSLVKTLLHDYSGPGFHFTELKTKFFGLTYNIIMRMLANKRYYGDTEESSSEAGKEFRELARETFVLSGASNAADFLPVVRWFDIGGHERRLKRLSRRKNKLFQGLIDEHKMKESRSQDVDSSPAGRSTVIDLLLSMQESDPEQYDDDVIKGFIELMLVAGTDTSAATMEWTMSLLLNNPQTLEKLRAEIDANVSQGSLLQEADFPKLPYLHAVIKESMRLYPASPFLFPHESSQDCTVGGFNVPSGTMILVNVWKIHRDPELWEEPDKFKPERFLKTNSSDQKSTDEQGIKEGSKMMPFGMGRRRCPGEGLVMKVVPLVVGTLVQCFEWERVGEEEVDMSEGIGASIPKAKPLEAMFKPRESLTALLNQL
- the LOC120274928 gene encoding uncharacterized protein LOC120274928 produces the protein MLELPFTHVEIKQAVFELNADKAPGPDGFPIFFFQKHWSLIQDDLFKFCSDFYDGTINFERVNWVHIALIAKTNTPTEVTDYRPISLINSTCKIISKILATRLNHKIDLLVDNSQSGFIKGRCIADNIIAAQEILINGSARGYIRCKRGLRQGDPLSPLLFALAADTLSAMFYHAINSKAALVFQSISLKGAYIPPILASNRSPPLREFSIATEIASPLLIWVSPFLVDDPEELTVYWMSVFKLPAWVIHEIDKIRRDFLWKGPDLGSKGIRLIAWKRICRPRSMGGWGILDLHEFNKALLGKWWWKFITTPNSCWSNIIRANYFNCDSPSILYSQPPRNKSFFWAGINAILPTFRACLIKTVGNDSESHLQEASEDIQKIKRSLSFLSSRSTDFSSELAPSPNQE